In Carya illinoinensis cultivar Pawnee chromosome 10, C.illinoinensisPawnee_v1, whole genome shotgun sequence, one DNA window encodes the following:
- the LOC122278084 gene encoding pentatricopeptide repeat-containing protein DOT4, chloroplastic-like, protein MQGTLRASFRVVNSLELHHTLAWNSAIKSHVDSGFFYSAFLLYKEMRGVGVAHDSFTFPIVNRAVSSLQRDVIYGKMVHCVSTKMGFGSDVYFSNTMIEVYVKCGRLGYARKLFDEMSYRDLVSWTSIIAGYAGEGNISGAFDLFQQLMVELEPNSVTLMVMLQACCVGESLTLGRQLHGYAVKVGLVIDGSVQNSILRMYTETGSVEEVERFFREVDQRDDVSWNTLICFYSMERDFEKLVNTFSKMQGLAALSVETLTLLISAFAKSRDIFQGEWMHCLAIKTGLLDDVLLTALLDFYAKCGKIEISAQLFREIPFQNTVTCGAMMSGFIQNGYIMDAINLFRQMQAANVEPGVEILRIILDAYTNLGALQLGKTVHSYFIRNLLNSSKKQTTHLETSILNMYIKCGSISSARVYFDDILVKDLVTWTTMIEGFGTHGQGFKALELFGLMLKKGIKPNSVTFLSLLSACSHSGLIREGCEVYFFMKWICGIEPALDHYTCVVDLLGRHGKLKEALAIIVKLVFFPDSRIWGALLAASKIHGDIKLVEYTAERLLELEPDNVGYHILLSNVQASVGQWEEVEEVRRVVNEEYMKKKPGWSCIEAKGIIHGFVSADRSHHQVEEIYEVLGCLGRMIQEFGKYSLVDLIP, encoded by the coding sequence ATGCAAGGAACCTTGAGAGCATCGTTTCGGGTGGTTAATTCCTTAGAGCTGCATCATACTTTGGCATGGAATTCAGCCATCAAATCCCACGTCGACTCGGGTTTTTTTTATTCGGCTTTTTTGTTGTACAAGGAAATGAGAGGAGTGGGTGTTGCCCATGATAGTTTTACGTTTCCGATAGTAAACCGAGCTGTTTCATCGCTCCAAAGAGATGTCATTTATGGAAAGATGGTGCATTGTGTTTCGACGAAAATGGGGTTTGGATCTGATGTATACTTCTCTAATACGATGATCGAGGTCTATGTGAAATGCGGGCGTCTAGGTTATGCTCGTAAATTGTTTGATGAGATGTCTTATAGAGATTTGGTTTCTTGGACTTCGATAATTGCAGGCTATGCTGGAGAAGGAAACATTAGTGGTGCTTTTGATTTGTTTCAGCAATTGATGGTAGAGCTTGAGCCCAATTCAGTGACTTTGATGGTAATGTTGCAGGCGTGTTGTGTTGGTGAAAGCTTGACCCTGGGGAGGCAACTTCATGGTTATGCAGTCAAGGTCGGGTTGGTAATAGATGGATCTGTACAAAATTCAATTTTGAGAATGTATACTGAGACAGGCAGCGTTGAAGAAGTTGAAAGGTTTTTCAGGGAGGTTGACCAAAGGGATGATGTTTCCTGGAATACTTTGATATGCTTTTATTCCATGGAAAGAGACTTTGAAAAGTTGGTCAATACGTTCAGTAAAATGCAGGGTCTGGCAGCACTCAGCGTTGAGACTTTAACATTACTAATTTCAGCATTTGCGAAGTCTAGAGATATTTTTCAAGGTGAGTGGATGCATTGTCTAGCTATAAAAACTGGTTTACTGGATGATGTGTTGCTGACTGCTTTATTGGATTTTTACGCCAAGTGTGGGAAAATAGAGATATCGGCACAGTTGTTCAGAGAAATTCCTTTTCAAAATACTGTTACATGTGGTGCTATGATGTCAGGTTTCATTCAAAATGGTTATATTATGGATGCCATCAATTTGTTCCGTCAAATGCAAGCTGCAAATGTTGAACCTGGGGTAGAAATTTTGAGAATCATTCTTGATGCATATACAAATCTGGGAGCTCTGCAATTGGGCAAAACAGTTCATTCTTACTTTATAAGAAACCTGTTGAACAGTTCCAAGAAACAAACTACACACCTCGAGACCTCTATCTTAAACATGTACATAAAATGTGGAAGCATTTCTTCAGCTAGGGtatattttgatgatatattggtCAAAGATCTAGTAACATGGACCACTATGATTGAAGGCTTTGGGACTCATGGGCAAGGTTTTAAAGCCCTAGAACTTTTTGGTCTGATGCtgaaaaaaggaataaaaccaAACAGTGTCACCTTCTTGAGCTTATTGTCTGCTTGTAGTCACTCTGGTCTTATAAGAGAAGGCTGTGAAgtttattttttcatgaaatgGATCTGTGGTATCGAACCTGCATTGGATCACTACACTTGTGTGGTGGATCTTTTGGGTCGACATGGAAAGCTTAAAGAGGCCTTAGCCATAATAGTGAAACTGGTTTTTTTTCCAGATAGTCGGATTTGGGGTGCTCTTCTTGCAGCTTCCAAAATTCACGGTGACATAAAACTCGTGGAATATACAGCAGAAAGGCTTTTGGAACTAGAACCTGATAATGTTGGGTATCATATTCTGTTGAGTAATGTACAAGCCAGTGTTGGACAGTGGgaggaagttgaagaagttcggAGAGTTGTGAATGAGGAGTATATGAAGAAGAAACCAGGGTGGAGTTGTATTGAGGCAAAAGGGATTATTCATGGATTTGTATCTGCTGATAGATCACACCATCAAGtggaagagatttatgaggtaTTGGGGTGTTTAGGTAGGATGATTCAGGAATTTGGAAAGTATTCTTTGGTTGATTTGATCCCCTGA